The following proteins come from a genomic window of Malus domestica chromosome 02, GDT2T_hap1:
- the LOC139189173 gene encoding alpha-aminoadipic semialdehyde synthase-like: MCSLVTFSLFIFFLKLSYLIPTPTKRSHKNSTSYTFFVRFWFWFRFRFFIKITMIGNGVVGILAESVNKWERRAPLTPPHCARLLHSGRDKTGVSRIILQLSTKRIHHDAMYEDVGCEISEDLSHCGLILGIKQPKLEIILPDRAYAFFSHTHKAQKENMPLLDKDPPNP, translated from the exons ATGTGCTCACTtgtcactttctctctcttcattttctttctcaaaCTTTCATACCTAATACCTACACCAACAAAACGATCACACAAAAATTCAACAAGTTACACGTTTTTTGTCAG attttggttttggtttcgaTTTCGGTTTTTTATTAAGATTACAATGATTGGAAATGGGGTGGTGGGGATTTTGGCCGAGTCTGTGAACAAGTGGGAGAGAAGAGCGCCTCTGACGCCGCCTCACTGCGCTCGGCTGCTCCACAGCGGAAGAGATAAAACCGGAGTTTCTCGGATCATACTGCAGCTCTCGACGAAGAGAATTCATCATGATGCAATGTATGAAGATGTTGGATGTGAAATCTCTGAGGATTTGTCACATTGTGGTTTGATCCTCGGCATCAAACAGCCAAAG CTGGAGATTATTCTGCCGGATAGAGCTTATGCGTTTTTTTCGCATACTCATAAGGCTCAGAAGGAAAACATGCCACTCTTGGATAAG GATCCACCTAATCCGTAA
- the LOC103454158 gene encoding alpha-aminoadipic semialdehyde synthase: MIGNGVVGILAESVNKWERRAPLTPSHCARLLHSGKDKTGVSRIILQPSTKRIHHDAMYEDVGCEISEDLSHCGLILGIKQPKLEMILPDRAYAFFSHTHKAQKENMPLLDKILAERVSLYDYELIVGDHARRLLAFGKYAGRAGFIDFLLGLGQRYLSLGYSTPFLSLGASYMYPSLAAAKAAVISVGEEIATRGLPSGICPLVFIFTGSGNVSSGAQEIFKLLPHTFVEPSELPALFVAAKDAAQTTRKSKRIFQVYGCVVTSKNMVEHEDPTREFDKADYYAHPEHYNPVFHEKIAPYASVIVNCMYWEKRFPRLLSTKQVQDLTKKASVLVGIADITCDIGGSIEFVNQTTSIDSPFFRYDPVTNSYHRDMDGAGVICQAVDILPTEFAKEASKHFGDILSNFVGNLASTKDITKLPAHLRRACITHGGALTSFYEYIPRMRKSDSEEISKNHVNHNYKNYNISVSLSGHLFDQFLINEALDIIEAAGGSFHLVKCDVGQCSNSLSFSELEVGADDTAVLDQIIDSLTSLANSNENHDLKQEKNKISLSFGEVQHSPTKKGNDTKRKAGVLIIGAGRVCQPAAEMLASVSGMSSHEWYKTCFEDEFEEINDVQVTVASLYLKDAEEITEGIPNATAVQLDISDTGSLHRYISEAELVISLLPAFCHVTVANACIELKKHLVTASYVDESMSKLDEKAKSAGITILGEMGLDPGIDHMMAMKMINQAHVRKGKIRSFTSYCGGLPSPAAANNPLAYKFSWSPAGAIRAGRNPATYKSNGKIVEVDGKDLYDSAAKYRVPDLPAFSLECLPNRNSLVYGDLYGIGHEASTVFRGTLRYEGFGELMATLSRIGLFESEPHPLLKDANRPTFRKFLSELLKMKTEDLDRPLIGEKIIPERIVTLGYCKEQGAAVRAAKTIVFLGLHEQKEIPASCKSAFEVACLRMEERLAYSSTEQDMVLLHHEVEVEFPDGLREKHTGTLLEFGKMKSGKMISAMAFTVGVPAAIGALLILGNKIKTRGVLRPIEPEVYVPAMDILQAYGIKLMEKIE; encoded by the exons ATGATTGGAAATGGGGTGGTGGGGATTTTGGCTGAGTCTGTGAACAAGTGGGAGAGAAGAGCGCCTCTGACGCCGTCTCACTGCGCTCGGCTGCTCCACAGCGGGAAAGATAAAACCGGAGTTTCTCGGATCATACTGCAGCCCTCGACGAAGAGAATTCATCATGATGCAATGTATGAAGATGTTGGATGTGAAATCTCTGAGGATTTGTCACATTGTGGTTTGATCCTCGGCATTAAACAGCCAAAG CTGGAGATGATTCTGCCGGATAGAGCTTATGCGTTTTTTTCGCATACTCATAAGGCTCAGAAGGAAAACATGCCACTCTTGGATAAG ATCCTAGCAGAAAGAGTGTCTCTCTATGATTACGAGCTTATTGTCGGGGATCATGCGAGAAGACTACTTGCATTCGGAAAGTATGCTGGTAGAGCAGGATTTATCGACTTCTTGCTCGGCTTAGGACAGA GGTACCTAAGTCTTGGATATTCGACACCGTTTCTTTCGTTGGGTGCATCTTATATGTATCCATCCTTGGCTGCCGCTAAGGCAGCTGTAATTTCTGTGGGCGAAGAGATAGCAACTCGCGGACTGCCATCAGGAATCTGTCCTCTTGTCTTCATTTTCACCGGTTCAGGAAATG TTTCTTCTGGTGCACAAGAGATATTTAAGCTTCTTCCTCATACTTTTGTGGAACCAAGCGAACTTCCGGCACTATTTGTGGCG GCCAAGGATGCTGCTCAAACTACTCGAAAATCGAAAAGGATCTTCCAAGTATACGGTTGTGTTGTGACTAGTAAAAACATGGTTGAACACGAAGATCCAACAAGAGAATTTGACAAA GCCGACTATTATGCACATCCAGAACACTACAACCCTGTTTTCCACGAAAAAATAGCCCCGTATGCATCTGTAATCG TGAATTGCATGTATTGGGAGAAACGATTTCCTCGCTTATTGAGTACCAAGCAGGTTCAAGATctaacaaagaaagcaagtgTGCTTGTTGGAATCGCTGATATAACTTGTGACATAGGGGGGTCAATAGAATTTGTCAACCAAACCACATCAATTGACTCACCTTTCTTCAG ATACGATCCTGTGACTAATTCTTACCATCGTGACATGGACGGCGCTGGTGTGATATGTCAAGCTGTGGACATTCTTCCGACAGAATTTGCAAAAGAG GCTTCGAAACATTTTGGAGACATATTGTCCAATTTTGTTGGTAATTTGGCTTCTACAAAAGACATTACAAAGTTGCCTGCACATTTAAGGAGAGCTTGCATTACCCATGGAGGagcacttacctcattttatGAATATATTCCGCGTATGAGAAAGTCAGACTCAGA AGAAATATCAAAGAATCATGTTAATCACAACTACAAGAACTACAACATATCA GTATCTCTCAGTGGTCACCTATTTGATCAGTTTCTGATAAATGAGGCCTTAGATATCATTGAAGCTGCAGGCGGCTCCTTTCATTTGGTTAAGTGTGACGTGGGTCAATGTTCGAATTCTCTATCATTCTCCGAACTTGAA GTGGGTGCAGATGACACGGCCGTTCTTGATCAAATTATCGACTCTTTAACTTCTCTAGCGAATTCAAACGAAAATCATGACTTAAAGCAAGAGAAAAATAAGATTTCTCTGAGTTTTGGTGAAGTCCAGCACAGTCCCACTAAAAAGGGAAATGACACGAAAAGAAAGGCTGGGGTTCTGATTATTGGAGCAGGCCGGGTCTGCCAGCCAGCTGCTGAGATGTTAGCATCAGTTAGCGGAATGTCATCCCACGAATGGTACAAAACATGCTTTGAAGATGAATTCGAAGAGATTAATGATGTGCAAGTTACTGTTGCATCTCTCTACCTAAAGGATGCTGAAGAG ATCACTGAAGGTATTCCAAATGCAACAGCAGTTCAACTTGATATTTCGGACACTGGCAGTCTGCATAGGTATATATCGGAG GCTGAACTTGTTATAAGTTTACTGCCGGCTTTTTGCCACGTTACTGTAGCAAATGCATGTATTGAG CTTAAAAAGCATCTTGTCACTGCTAGCTATGTTGATGAATCCATGTCAAAACTGGATGAGAAGGCAAAGAGTGCTGGTATTACGATTCTTGGTGAGATGGGCTTGGACCCTGGGATAG ATCATATGATGGCGATGAAGATGATCAACCAAGCCCACGTTCGGAAGGGGAAAATAAGGTCTTTCACTTCTTACTGTGGTGGACTGCCATCCCCAGCTGCAGCAAACAATCCGTTAGCATATAAATTCAG CTGGAGTCCTGCAGGAGCTATTCGAGCTGGACGTAATCCTGCAACGTACAAATCTAACGGCAAAATTGTAGAAGTTGATG GGAAGGATCTTTATGATTCAGCTGCGAAATATCGGGTTCCAGACCTTCCAGCCTTCTCGTTAGAATGCCTTCCAAATCGCAACTCCCTAGTTTATGGGGACTTGTATGGAATAGGACATGAAGCATCAACAGTCTTTCGTGGAACTCTTCGATatgaag GGTTCGGAGAACTAATGGCAACGCTTTCAAGAATTGGTTTATTCGAATCTGAACCTCATCCGCTTCTTAAGGATGCAAATAGACCCACGTTCAGGAAATTTTTGTCTGAACTCCTCAAAATGAAAACTGAAGATCTGGACAGACCTCTGATCGGAGAGAAAATCATCCCCGAAAGGATTGTCACGCTCGGATACTGCAAAGAGCAAGGAGCTGCTGTGAGGGCAGCTAAGACTATCGT ATTTCTGGGACTTCACGAGCAGAAAGAGATCCCCGCCTCTTGCAAAAGCGCATTTGAAGTTGCTTGTCTTCGGATGGAAGAGAGATTAGCGTACTCCAGCACGGAACAG GACATGGTGCTTTTGCATCATGAAGTGGAGGTTGAGTTCCCGGATGGACTTCGAGAGAAGCATACAGGCACTCTACTGGAATTCGGGAAAATGAAAAGCGGTAAAATGATCTCCGCCATGGCGTTCACTGTGGGAGTCCCGGCGGCCATTGGAGCTCTG CTCATACTTGGAAACAAGATCAAAACGAGAGGCGTCTTGAGACCTATCGAACCAGAAGTATACGTCCCAG CAATGGATATACTACAAGCTTATGGAATCAAGTTAATGGAGAAGATCGAGTGA
- the LOC103454169 gene encoding uncharacterized protein, translated as MLLLKRQGVDRFLFASSKHRPLLLHCRQQYTEAMAAAFLFSHSGCRGFQTQAQWTPSHFSAGHSCKSANFPGKAGIFPGNLRNTSIGCNFVVKGCLQSQHHPHNQSHSNSIKRHPNAQLVRDLELDLRSSDTVGLTSSNGCQERGGRAGIPHHPLPGDKLVVAVDVDEVLGNFISALNCFIADRYSSNHSVSEYHVYEFFKIWNCSRDEADYRVHEFFKSSYFKTGIHPLPGAQETIHKLSDFCDLSVVTSRQNVIKDHTLQWIEQHFSGLFQEIHFGNHWALHGESRPKSEICRSLGAKVLIDDNPRYALECAEVGIRVLLFDYENSYPWCKTESIDQHPLVTKVHNWEAVEKQLMTINSIIS; from the exons ATGTTGTTGTTGAAAAGGCAAGGCGTCGATCGCTTCCTCTTCGCAAGCTCAAAGCACCGACCTTTGCTCCTCCATTGCCGCCAGCAGTATACAGAGGCCATGGCGGCTGCTTTTTTGTTTAGCCATAGTGGATGCAGAGGGTTTCAAACCCAAGCTCAATGGACGCCTTCCCATTTTTCTGCGGGCCATTCTTGCAAGTCTGCGAATTTTCCCGGGAAAGCTGGAATTTTTCCTGGGAATCTGAGGAATACAAGCATTGGGTGCAATTTTGTTGTGAAGGGGTGCTTACAATCTCAGCATCATCCCCACAATCAGTCTCATAGCAATAGCATTAAGCGTCATCCCAATGCTCAGTTGGTTCGTGATCTTGAGCTGGACCTCCGCAGCTCGGATACCGTTGGATTGACCTCCTCAAATGGTTGCCAGGAGCGCGGAGGCCGGGCCGGAATCCCACACCATCCTTTGCCCGGTGATAAACTCGTTGTCGCGGTCGATGTGGACGAGG TATTGGGAAACTTTATCTCGGCTCTCAACTGCTTTATTGCTGATCGTTACTCGTCCAACCATTCAGTTTCGGAGTACCATGTGTATGAGTTCTTCAAG ATATGGAACTGTTCACGTGATGAAG CCGATTATCGTGTTCACGAGTTCTTTAAATCATCATATTTCAAGACCGGGATCCATCCACTCCCAGGTGCTCAGGAGACGATTCATAAGTTGTCAGATTTCTGTGACCTGTCGGTTGTGAC GTCTCGGCAGAATGTAATTAAGGACCACACTCTTCAATGGATCGAACAACATTTTTCAGGGCTGTTTCAGGAAATTCACTTTGGCAACCACTGGGCTTTGCATGGAGAGTCCAGGCCTAAGTCAGAAATATGCAG GTCCCTGGGAGCAAAGGTTCTAATCGATGACAATCCAAGATATGCACTTGAATGTGCCGAGGTGGGGATCAGGGTTCTACTTTTTGATTATGAGAACTCATATCCCTGGTGCAAGACGGAGTCTATTGATCAACACCCCCTGGTCACCAAGGTTCATAACTGGGAAGCTGTCGAGAAGCAGCTGATGACCATAAACAGCATAATTTCATAG